The following proteins are encoded in a genomic region of Candidatus Diapherotrites archaeon:
- a CDS encoding NAD+ synthase, with translation MDESGLFGRIVSETKLYFTEAGARNAVVGLSGGIDSSLVAKILVDALGKENVSGIILPVDRGRDRANVEDAMELAKTLGMRCELFEIGGAAGEFEKLPWKQTGISKANVAARVRMACLYNFANAHNALVAGTGNRSEALLGYATKYGDLGCDILPIASLYKTQVFAVAKAVDLPQKIISKAPSAGLWDGQTDEGELGAPYSELDKILTALFDEKRPAAEVKKKFSPELVERVLERNRLNAHKLAFPFIVKI, from the coding sequence ATGGATGAATCCGGGTTGTTCGGCAGGATTGTTTCGGAAACAAAGTTGTATTTCACCGAAGCCGGCGCAAGGAACGCGGTTGTCGGCCTTTCCGGCGGCATCGACTCGAGCCTTGTCGCAAAAATCCTTGTTGACGCGCTCGGAAAAGAAAACGTTTCCGGCATCATACTGCCCGTGGACAGGGGCAGGGACCGCGCCAATGTTGAAGATGCAATGGAACTTGCAAAAACCCTTGGAATGCGGTGCGAACTCTTTGAAATCGGCGGGGCGGCAGGGGAATTTGAAAAACTGCCGTGGAAGCAGACCGGGATTTCGAAGGCAAACGTTGCGGCACGCGTCAGGATGGCCTGCCTTTACAATTTCGCGAACGCGCACAACGCGCTTGTCGCAGGAACCGGCAACAGGAGCGAGGCCCTGCTTGGATATGCCACAAAATACGGCGACCTCGGATGCGACATCCTGCCGATTGCATCGCTTTACAAGACGCAGGTTTTCGCAGTCGCAAAAGCAGTGGACCTGCCGCAAAAAATAATTTCAAAGGCGCCGAGCGCGGGCCTGTGGGACGGCCAGACCGATGAAGGCGAACTGGGCGCGCCTTACTCCGAGCTGGACAAAATCCTCACCGCATTGTTTGACGAAAAGCGGCCCGCAGCGGAAGTGAAAAAAAAGTTTTCCCCGGAACTTGTGGAGCGGGTGCTCGAACGCAACAGGCTGAACGCGCACAAGCTCGCGTTCCCGTTCATCGTCAAAATTTGA
- a CDS encoding histone family protein, which yields MSELPLAAVDRIIRKSGAGRVSESAVKELAEVMEEYGIKIAQQAGQFSKHANRKTITDEDIRLVLKQQAK from the coding sequence ATGTCTGAATTGCCGCTTGCAGCGGTTGACAGGATAATCCGCAAGTCCGGCGCTGGCAGGGTATCGGAAAGCGCAGTGAAAGAGCTTGCGGAAGTAATGGAAGAGTACGGCATCAAAATCGCACAGCAGGCCGGCCAGTTTTCAAAGCACGCGAACAGGAAAACCATAACCGACGAGGACATAAGGCTGGTGCTCAAACAGCAGGCAAAATAA
- a CDS encoding 2-isopropylmalate synthase produces MRKIKIFDTTLRDGEQSPGATLTHNEKILIAHQLAKLRVDVIEAGFPVASDDDFRAVKEIADTVKGPSVCALARAIDKDVDVAWNAIKGAGKPRIHTFMSSSDIHLKYQFKKSRAEALEMAVNAVKRARGYCDDVEFSPMDATRSEPEFVFEMLEKCIEAGATTVNIPDTVGYSTPEEYGALIKSIVENVPNISKAVISTHCHNDLGFAVANSLAGVLNGASQVECTINGIGERAGNAAMEEIVMALYTRKSFYNAETGVRLDEIFKSSQMVSNLTGLTVQRNKAVVGENAFAHESGIHQHGILANKMTYEIMNPEMIGKKTELVLGKHSGKAAVMDALKKMGFSFSEKQADEITAKIKGLADKKKIVKDEDIVAIASDVLHQVSAEDKIVVLGKLEVKTGNRSKPSATVELVIDGKSSLGKGEGVGPVDAVAHAIQSVIPQKIQLKQYNLKAITGGTDALADVVIRLADDKGNVFDAEAVNEDVIMASAYAIVQGYNKALNFYRHGGKSRDLTPERIGMKKV; encoded by the coding sequence ATGAGGAAAATAAAGATTTTCGACACTACGTTGCGCGACGGTGAGCAGAGCCCGGGAGCAACGTTGACGCACAACGAGAAAATTCTCATAGCGCACCAGCTTGCAAAGTTGCGCGTTGACGTCATCGAAGCCGGCTTTCCGGTTGCAAGCGACGACGATTTCAGGGCAGTAAAGGAAATAGCTGACACAGTGAAAGGTCCGAGCGTCTGCGCCTTGGCACGGGCAATTGACAAGGACGTGGACGTTGCATGGAATGCAATCAAGGGCGCGGGGAAGCCGCGCATCCACACTTTCATGTCCTCCTCCGACATTCATCTCAAATACCAGTTCAAGAAGTCGCGGGCTGAAGCGCTTGAAATGGCGGTCAATGCGGTAAAGCGAGCCAGAGGCTACTGTGATGACGTGGAGTTTTCGCCGATGGATGCCACGAGGTCGGAGCCGGAGTTTGTTTTTGAAATGCTTGAAAAGTGCATTGAAGCCGGCGCGACGACCGTGAACATTCCGGACACCGTGGGCTACAGCACCCCGGAAGAGTACGGCGCGCTCATAAAGTCGATTGTTGAAAATGTTCCCAACATTTCAAAGGCCGTTATCAGCACGCACTGCCACAACGACCTCGGATTTGCGGTCGCGAATTCCCTTGCAGGCGTCCTTAACGGCGCTTCACAGGTGGAATGCACAATCAACGGCATCGGCGAGAGGGCGGGCAACGCGGCAATGGAAGAGATTGTCATGGCATTGTACACGCGCAAAAGCTTTTACAATGCTGAAACCGGCGTCAGGCTTGACGAGATTTTCAAGTCAAGCCAGATGGTTTCAAATCTCACGGGGCTTACCGTGCAGAGGAACAAGGCGGTTGTCGGAGAGAACGCGTTTGCGCACGAATCAGGAATCCACCAGCACGGCATTCTTGCCAACAAGATGACCTATGAGATAATGAACCCGGAAATGATCGGCAAGAAAACAGAGCTTGTGCTTGGCAAGCATTCCGGCAAAGCCGCGGTCATGGACGCGCTCAAAAAAATGGGCTTTTCGTTCAGCGAAAAGCAAGCTGACGAAATCACCGCGAAAATAAAGGGGCTTGCGGACAAGAAGAAAATCGTGAAAGACGAGGACATTGTGGCAATCGCTTCCGATGTATTGCACCAGGTTTCCGCGGAGGACAAGATAGTCGTCCTTGGAAAGCTTGAAGTGAAAACCGGCAACAGGTCAAAGCCGTCCGCGACGGTTGAATTGGTTATTGACGGCAAATCGTCCCTTGGAAAAGGCGAAGGCGTCGGGCCGGTTGATGCGGTTGCGCATGCAATCCAGTCAGTCATTCCGCAGAAAATCCAGCTCAAGCAGTACAACCTCAAGGCGATCACGGGCGGCACGGACGCACTGGCGGACGTTGTCATCCGCCTTGCCGACGACAAGGGAAACGTTTTCGACGCGGAAGCGGTAAACGAGGACGTCATCATGGCTTCGGCTTACGCAATAGTGCAGGGCTACAACAAGGCGCTGAATTTTTACAGGCACGGCGGAAAATCCAGGGACCTGACTCCGGAAAGGATTGGAATGAAAAAAGTTTAG
- the nadC gene encoding carboxylating nicotinate-nucleotide diphosphorylase: MLSEEMQEKLSSLLKDDIGSGDVSSALLNERLCTAQITCRQPCVLAGLEEARFLFESKKLVFAAKAKDGQKISSGKVVAEITGLNTNILGVERAALNVLGRMSGVATACAKAKRVAAGTGSKAMPALTRKTMPGFNLFDKKAAEVAGIWPHRKNLSEFVLLKDNHLGFFSDAGAAVFAARQKYGASKTIEIEVSSREEAVSAAGLGPDMILLDNFSAENAKETVAELRKISNAKIELSGGINFKNLKEFAAAGPDFISMGCLTTGAKSIDFSLQVVKAGQGME, from the coding sequence ATGCTTTCCGAGGAAATGCAGGAAAAACTGTCCTCATTGCTGAAGGACGACATAGGAAGCGGGGACGTTTCATCCGCGCTGCTGAACGAAAGGCTTTGCACGGCGCAGATAACCTGCAGGCAGCCATGCGTTCTAGCCGGCCTGGAGGAAGCGCGGTTCCTCTTCGAATCAAAAAAACTTGTTTTTGCGGCGAAGGCGAAGGACGGACAGAAGATTTCATCCGGAAAAGTTGTCGCGGAAATAACCGGCCTCAACACCAACATCCTTGGGGTTGAAAGGGCCGCGCTCAATGTTTTGGGCAGGATGTCCGGCGTGGCAACCGCCTGCGCAAAGGCAAAACGCGTTGCCGCAGGAACGGGTTCGAAGGCGATGCCCGCCCTTACGCGCAAGACAATGCCCGGCTTCAACCTGTTCGACAAGAAGGCCGCCGAAGTTGCAGGCATCTGGCCGCACAGGAAAAACCTCTCCGAATTCGTCCTGCTCAAGGACAACCATCTCGGATTTTTTTCCGATGCCGGTGCCGCGGTTTTTGCGGCAAGGCAGAAATACGGCGCGTCAAAGACGATTGAAATAGAAGTTTCGTCCCGCGAAGAGGCGGTTTCCGCGGCAGGACTGGGCCCCGACATGATTCTGCTTGACAATTTTTCTGCGGAGAATGCGAAGGAAACCGTTGCGGAACTCCGAAAAATTTCAAACGCAAAAATCGAGCTTTCCGGTGGCATAAATTTCAAGAACCTGAAAGAGTTTGCCGCCGCAGGGCCGGATTTCATTTCAATGGGCTGCCTGACAACCGGTGCAAAGTCAATTGATTTCTCCCTTCAAGTGGTTAAAGCGGGCCAGGGGATGGAATGA
- a CDS encoding MGMT family protein: MEAKKQTFQEKVWNACKKIPAGKVSTYAGIAKAVGNPAAFRAVGNALNKSPGMPHVPCHRVIKSDGGLGGFAKGAKVKRRLLAREGVLAVHGRVLDLGKRLFKDF, translated from the coding sequence ATGGAGGCGAAAAAACAAACCTTTCAGGAAAAGGTGTGGAATGCGTGCAAGAAAATTCCCGCTGGAAAGGTTTCCACGTACGCCGGAATAGCAAAAGCTGTTGGAAATCCGGCTGCGTTCAGGGCAGTGGGCAACGCCTTGAACAAAAGTCCCGGCATGCCGCACGTTCCCTGCCACCGCGTCATTAAATCGGATGGTGGGCTGGGCGGGTTTGCGAAAGGCGCCAAGGTGAAGCGGCGTTTGCTTGCACGCGAAGGCGTTTTGGCAGTGCATGGTAGGGTTCTGGATTTGGGCAAACGATTATTTAAAGATTTTTAG
- a CDS encoding branched-chain amino acid transaminase, with translation MEEVETIWLNGKFVDWKDAKVHFLTHALHYGSAVFEGIRCYNTDKGPAIFRLKDHLKRLFFSADVLGITVPYSNDELFKAAKDVVSKNKLKECYIRPLVFVGYGKMGLNPIGINVEAGIAAWPWGTYLGEEGVKNGIRLKISSWVRPPSHFMPTHAKVSGNYVSSILAKVEAVKAGFDEALMLDAQGNLAECSGENIFVVKDNVLMSPPTMKNTLDGITRKSVIQIAKDEGIKFEEREITKQETLAADESFLTGTAAEVTPIRMIDSHTIGKGKPGPITKKLQSAYFDAIHGKLAKYESWLDFV, from the coding sequence GTGGAAGAAGTCGAAACAATCTGGCTCAACGGAAAGTTCGTGGACTGGAAGGACGCGAAAGTGCATTTTTTGACGCATGCGCTTCATTATGGCTCTGCGGTCTTTGAAGGCATACGCTGTTACAACACCGATAAGGGCCCTGCAATCTTCAGGCTGAAAGACCATCTCAAAAGGCTGTTTTTTTCCGCGGACGTTTTGGGCATAACCGTGCCATACTCGAATGACGAGCTTTTCAAGGCGGCAAAAGATGTTGTCAGTAAAAACAAGCTCAAGGAATGCTACATCCGGCCCCTTGTTTTCGTCGGCTACGGCAAAATGGGCCTCAACCCGATTGGCATAAACGTCGAGGCAGGAATAGCGGCATGGCCATGGGGCACTTATCTGGGCGAGGAGGGCGTGAAGAACGGCATTAGGCTCAAGATTTCAAGCTGGGTCAGGCCTCCGAGCCATTTCATGCCAACGCATGCGAAGGTTTCAGGCAACTATGTTTCAAGCATTCTCGCAAAAGTTGAGGCAGTCAAAGCGGGTTTTGACGAAGCCCTTATGCTTGACGCGCAAGGCAACCTTGCGGAATGCTCCGGCGAAAACATCTTTGTCGTCAAGGACAATGTTTTGATGAGTCCTCCGACAATGAAGAACACGCTTGACGGCATAACGCGCAAAAGCGTCATACAGATAGCCAAAGACGAAGGCATAAAGTTCGAGGAACGGGAAATAACAAAGCAGGAAACCCTTGCAGCCGATGAGTCTTTCCTCACCGGAACCGCGGCGGAAGTCACTCCGATAAGGATGATTGACTCGCACACGATAGGCAAGGGCAAGCCAGGGCCGATAACCAAAAAACTGCAGTCGGCCTACTTCGACGCAATCCACGGCAAACTTGCAAAATACGAAAGCTGGCTGGACTTTGTCTGA
- a CDS encoding cytidylate kinase family protein produces the protein MAGGQNVIIIISGFAGSGKSTLAEKLASHFKLKCVHASGILKQLREKSIDDIRAEKAEKGTGFWEGAGGEGMMKARQENGGMDRQLDKKLLEIIEAGNVVLDSKTMGYLSGKGIKVWLDASLETRAKRVAERDGLDAKAVKEKLAKRDETDIAIYRKLYGFTLGEGVKERFDIVIDTHSFGIDKTFETAAAKIGKLEKQKSKKGGKKQSAK, from the coding sequence TTGGCCGGTGGACAAAACGTGATAATAATAATTTCGGGTTTCGCGGGTTCGGGCAAAAGCACGCTCGCGGAAAAGCTTGCCTCGCACTTCAAGCTGAAATGCGTGCATGCCTCGGGCATACTCAAACAGCTCAGGGAAAAAAGCATCGACGACATCCGTGCCGAAAAGGCGGAAAAAGGCACGGGCTTCTGGGAAGGCGCCGGCGGAGAAGGCATGATGAAAGCGCGCCAGGAAAACGGCGGCATGGACCGGCAGCTCGACAAGAAACTGCTGGAAATAATCGAAGCCGGGAACGTAGTGCTCGACTCGAAGACAATGGGCTACCTGAGCGGCAAGGGCATCAAGGTATGGCTCGATGCGAGCCTGGAAACGCGCGCGAAAAGGGTTGCGGAAAGGGACGGCCTGGACGCAAAGGCCGTGAAGGAAAAGCTTGCGAAGCGCGATGAAACCGACATCGCAATCTACAGGAAGCTTTACGGCTTCACTCTCGGCGAAGGCGTCAAGGAAAGGTTTGACATCGTCATCGACACGCACTCGTTCGGAATAGACAAAACTTTTGAAACCGCGGCCGCGAAAATAGGAAAACTGGAAAAGCAGAAAAGCAAAAAAGGCGGAAAAAAACAATCCGCAAAATGA
- a CDS encoding nicotinate-nicotinamide nucleotide adenylyltransferase, protein MKIALFGGTFDPVHNGHLAAAKAALKKTRADELWFVPAFRNPWKKRQPSLPKHRLAMLRLAAKANAKFKVKDFEIRNRTSHTLDLVDFLLKKFPEHEFIFVVSTKTKRQLHRWKNAKALLKKISVCVVPDFGGNLNSTRIRALAKKGLPLEGLVPEAVEKFILAKKLYRD, encoded by the coding sequence ATGAAAATCGCGCTGTTCGGCGGAACCTTCGATCCTGTGCACAACGGGCATCTGGCCGCGGCAAAGGCCGCGCTGAAGAAGACGCGCGCCGACGAATTGTGGTTTGTTCCCGCTTTCAGGAACCCGTGGAAGAAAAGGCAGCCCTCTCTTCCAAAGCACAGGCTTGCCATGCTCCGCCTTGCGGCAAAGGCAAACGCAAAATTCAAGGTCAAGGATTTTGAAATCAGGAACAGGACAAGCCATACGCTTGACTTGGTAGATTTTCTGCTGAAAAAATTTCCGGAACATGAATTCATTTTTGTCGTGAGCACAAAAACCAAGCGGCAATTGCATCGTTGGAAAAATGCAAAAGCCCTGTTGAAAAAAATTTCCGTGTGCGTCGTGCCTGATTTCGGCGGGAATCTGAACAGCACAAGGATTCGTGCGCTTGCAAAAAAGGGCCTGCCGCTTGAAGGGCTTGTGCCGGAAGCGGTTGAAAAATTCATTCTCGCGAAAAAGCTTTATCGTGATTGA
- the rbcL gene encoding type III ribulose-bisphosphate carboxylase: MSHKPQPQYLAYIHEGYKPKPSELVCTFRVENHPSELTFREACGGVAAESSTGTWTKLTTVKPYMDRLGAKVYSIKGNTIQIAYPPELFETGSVPNILSSIAGNVFGLGGLKNLRLEDIYFPKGMVKQFKGPKFGIAGIRRFMKVKKRPLIGTVIKPKLGLNLKDHLGFCAEAWLGGCDFLKDDENLSNQKFNPFYERAYEGLKLGDKIEKETGEKKAFFLNITAETNEMVKRAEFIEKHGGKYVMVDFLTAGWAAFQTVRDLNLKCAIHCHRAQHAAFDRNPKHGIAMLSLARLVRLVGGDQLHVGTAVGKMSETRNEVLAHCDALRKPMHGLNQTLPVASGGLHPGHVPQLFEIFGRDFVIQTGGGIHGHPNGTFAGARALRQAVDAAMEKVPAAEYAKSHRELAAALAKWA, from the coding sequence ATGTCGCACAAGCCACAACCGCAGTATCTCGCTTATATTCACGAAGGCTACAAGCCCAAGCCGTCCGAACTCGTCTGCACTTTTCGCGTGGAAAACCATCCGTCCGAGCTCACTTTCAGGGAAGCCTGCGGCGGGGTCGCAGCTGAATCCTCGACCGGCACCTGGACCAAGCTCACAACAGTCAAGCCTTACATGGACCGCCTTGGGGCGAAGGTTTACAGCATAAAGGGAAACACGATCCAGATCGCATATCCTCCTGAACTGTTCGAGACAGGCAGCGTTCCGAACATTTTAAGCTCGATTGCCGGCAATGTTTTCGGCCTCGGCGGCCTGAAAAACCTGCGGCTTGAGGACATATATTTTCCGAAAGGAATGGTTAAGCAGTTCAAGGGCCCGAAGTTCGGCATTGCAGGCATCCGCAGGTTCATGAAGGTCAAAAAGCGCCCGCTCATCGGAACCGTCATAAAGCCCAAGCTGGGCCTGAATCTGAAAGACCACCTCGGCTTTTGCGCCGAAGCGTGGCTTGGCGGATGCGATTTCCTCAAGGACGACGAGAACCTTTCAAACCAGAAATTCAACCCATTTTACGAGCGCGCATACGAGGGCCTCAAGCTGGGTGACAAAATCGAAAAGGAAACCGGCGAAAAAAAGGCCTTTTTCCTGAACATCACGGCGGAAACCAATGAAATGGTGAAGCGCGCGGAATTCATTGAAAAGCACGGCGGAAAATACGTGATGGTCGACTTTCTGACCGCGGGCTGGGCTGCATTCCAGACCGTGCGTGACCTCAACCTGAAATGCGCAATCCACTGCCACCGCGCCCAGCATGCCGCGTTCGACCGCAATCCGAAGCATGGAATTGCAATGCTTTCCCTTGCGCGGCTTGTCAGGCTTGTGGGCGGCGACCAGTTGCACGTCGGCACTGCCGTCGGAAAAATGTCTGAAACGCGCAATGAAGTCTTGGCGCACTGCGATGCTTTGAGGAAACCGATGCATGGCCTGAACCAGACCCTGCCTGTCGCTTCCGGCGGCCTGCATCCCGGCCACGTCCCGCAACTTTTTGAAATTTTCGGCAGGGATTTTGTCATCCAGACCGGCGGCGGAATCCACGGCCATCCGAATGGAACGTTTGCCGGCGCGAGGGCATTGAGGCAGGCGGTCGACGCGGCAATGGAAAAGGTTCCGGCGGCGGAATACGCGAAATCGCACCGCGAGCTTGCCGCGGCACTTGCGAAATGGGCATGA
- the leuC gene encoding 3-isopropylmalate dehydratase large subunit, which produces MSDGTLLDKVWKMHEVRRLPDGNSQLFIGLHLIHEVTSPQAFQMVREKGLKVAYPKLTFATADHIVPTDETTRPLSDPLAEAMLSALEKNCREFGIELYSLGSGRQGIVHVIGPELGLTQPGMSIACGDSHTSTHGAFGSIAFGIGTSQVRDVLASQCMFIQKPKLRRIEVNGKLPKGVYSKDVILEIIRMLGVNGGIGFAYEYAGSAFDAMTMEERMSVCNMSIEGGARAGYVNPDQTTFDYINGRPFAPKGGAWENAVKFWKTIASDKNAKYDDIVKINASELEPMVTWGINPGQAMKVSEKIPSPKSAGGDEKTAEQALKHMGFEAGQAIEGTKIDVAFIGSCTNSRISDLREAAKIVKGKKVASHVRAMVVPGSQMVKAQAEKEGLDKIFEAAGFQWRGAGCSMCLGMNPDKLKGREICASSSNRNFIGRQGSPEGRTLLMSPAMVAAAAVNGKVVDVRDVL; this is translated from the coding sequence ATGAGCGATGGCACATTGCTTGACAAGGTCTGGAAAATGCATGAAGTGCGCAGGCTTCCGGACGGCAATTCCCAGTTATTCATCGGATTGCATTTGATTCACGAGGTTACTTCGCCCCAGGCGTTCCAGATGGTGCGCGAAAAAGGCCTGAAGGTCGCGTATCCGAAGCTCACATTTGCGACGGCCGACCACATCGTGCCCACGGATGAAACCACGCGGCCGCTGTCCGACCCGCTTGCGGAGGCAATGCTTTCCGCATTGGAAAAAAACTGCAGGGAGTTTGGCATTGAATTGTACAGCCTCGGCTCGGGCAGGCAGGGCATAGTGCATGTCATCGGCCCCGAACTCGGCCTCACACAGCCGGGCATGAGCATTGCGTGCGGCGACTCGCACACTTCAACGCACGGCGCTTTCGGCTCGATTGCGTTTGGCATAGGGACAAGCCAGGTGCGCGACGTTCTCGCTTCCCAATGCATGTTCATCCAGAAGCCGAAACTCCGCAGGATTGAAGTCAACGGAAAACTGCCAAAAGGCGTTTACTCGAAAGACGTTATTCTTGAAATAATCCGCATGCTCGGCGTCAACGGCGGAATAGGTTTTGCGTACGAGTATGCCGGGAGCGCGTTTGATGCCATGACAATGGAGGAACGGATGTCGGTCTGCAACATGTCAATTGAAGGCGGAGCGCGTGCAGGATATGTCAACCCGGACCAGACGACCTTTGATTACATCAATGGCAGGCCGTTTGCGCCCAAAGGCGGGGCGTGGGAAAACGCGGTGAAATTCTGGAAAACCATTGCGTCGGACAAAAACGCCAAGTACGACGATATTGTCAAAATCAACGCCTCAGAATTGGAGCCTATGGTTACCTGGGGCATAAATCCTGGCCAGGCAATGAAAGTGTCTGAAAAAATTCCTTCCCCCAAATCAGCCGGCGGGGATGAAAAGACCGCGGAACAAGCCTTGAAGCACATGGGCTTTGAGGCGGGACAGGCAATCGAGGGCACGAAAATCGACGTTGCGTTCATCGGCTCGTGCACGAACAGCCGCATATCCGATTTGAGGGAAGCCGCAAAAATCGTGAAAGGGAAAAAAGTCGCATCACACGTCAGGGCAATGGTCGTTCCCGGTTCGCAGATGGTGAAGGCGCAGGCCGAAAAGGAAGGCCTTGACAAAATCTTTGAGGCGGCTGGCTTCCAATGGCGCGGCGCGGGCTGTTCGATGTGCCTCGGCATGAACCCGGACAAGCTCAAAGGCCGCGAGATTTGTGCGAGCTCGAGCAACCGCAATTTCATCGGCAGGCAGGGTTCCCCCGAAGGCAGGACATTGCTTATGAGCCCGGCAATGGTTGCGGCCGCGGCCGTAAACGGCAAGGTTGTCGACGTGCGGGATGTGTTGTAA